In one Neobacillus sp. WH10 genomic region, the following are encoded:
- the panB gene encoding 3-methyl-2-oxobutanoate hydroxymethyltransferase, which produces MKQTTDFLKMKENNEKIVMLTAYDYPSAKQAEQGGIDVILVGDSLGMVVLGYDSTIPVTMEDMIHHTKAVKRGAKDTFIVADLPFLTYHLSVKDTLINAGRLLQEAGAHAVKLEGADEVVEKINSLTKAGIPVCGHLGLTPQSVGVLGGYKVQAKDASKAQKLIEDAKNIEEAGAFAIVLECVPKQLAEEVSRSISIPVIGIGAGMDVDGQVLVYHDILGYGVDRVPKFVKQYHAVNPFMIESIQAYAADVKNKQFPEDKHSFTMKEDELKVLYGGRK; this is translated from the coding sequence ATGAAGCAAACAACGGATTTCTTGAAAATGAAAGAAAACAATGAAAAAATTGTCATGTTAACTGCCTACGATTACCCATCTGCAAAGCAGGCTGAGCAAGGGGGAATTGATGTCATTTTAGTCGGGGATTCCCTGGGAATGGTTGTTCTTGGATATGACTCGACTATTCCTGTGACGATGGAAGACATGATTCATCACACTAAAGCAGTTAAACGAGGTGCAAAGGATACATTTATCGTGGCTGATCTGCCATTTTTAACCTATCATTTATCCGTTAAGGATACACTAATCAATGCAGGAAGGCTTCTCCAAGAGGCCGGTGCACACGCCGTTAAACTGGAAGGGGCTGATGAAGTAGTCGAGAAAATTAATTCTCTAACAAAAGCTGGGATCCCAGTTTGTGGACATTTAGGGCTGACACCGCAATCCGTTGGGGTTTTAGGTGGCTATAAAGTGCAAGCTAAGGATGCTTCCAAAGCCCAAAAATTGATTGAAGACGCGAAAAATATCGAGGAAGCTGGTGCATTTGCTATTGTCCTGGAATGTGTACCAAAGCAGCTGGCTGAAGAAGTTTCTAGATCGATTTCCATTCCTGTGATCGGAATTGGAGCTGGAATGGATGTGGATGGGCAGGTTCTCGTGTACCATGATATCTTAGGGTATGGTGTCGATCGTGTACCAAAGTTTGTGAAGCAGTATCATGCTGTCAATCCATTTATGATCGAATCGATTCAAGCATATGCTGCTGATGTAAAAAATAAACAATTTCCTGAAGATAAACATTCTTTTACAATGAAGGAAGATGAACTGAAAGTTCTATATGGAGGAAGGAAATGA
- a CDS encoding biotin--[acetyl-CoA-carboxylase] ligase, giving the protein MQSEIRKKLLDAFTKAADTFLSGQHLAELIGCSRTAVWKHIEELRKEGFELEAVRNKGYRIVKTPERITADEIRLGLTTNFIGKNIHYEESVESTQKIAHRLSNEGEPEGTIIIAEEQRSGKGRMDRTWHSPKYTGIWMSLILRPNIPLTKAPQLTLLTAVAIVQAMEEETGLQPEIKWPNDILLNGKKVTGILTELHAEADRIHSIIIGIGINVNQKEEDFPNELQEKASSLFIEKGEIISRAGLIRSFFKHFEKLYLLYLEQGFVPIKLLWEGYAVSIGKFLKARTLTNVIEGKALGITDEGVLKLEDETGFVHHIYSADIEV; this is encoded by the coding sequence GTGCAGTCAGAAATAAGAAAAAAACTGCTCGATGCCTTTACAAAAGCTGCCGATACTTTTTTATCGGGGCAGCATCTAGCTGAACTAATTGGTTGTTCAAGGACAGCGGTTTGGAAGCATATTGAAGAATTGAGAAAAGAAGGCTTTGAATTAGAGGCAGTTAGAAATAAAGGATATCGGATTGTAAAGACCCCTGAAAGAATAACAGCGGATGAAATCAGGTTAGGATTAACAACCAACTTTATTGGTAAGAACATCCATTATGAAGAAAGTGTAGAATCTACACAAAAAATTGCTCATCGCCTGTCTAATGAGGGCGAACCAGAAGGAACAATCATTATTGCTGAAGAACAACGGTCAGGGAAAGGAAGAATGGATCGAACATGGCATTCTCCAAAATATACTGGAATATGGATGAGTCTCATTCTTAGGCCAAACATTCCACTGACAAAAGCACCCCAGCTGACATTATTAACTGCGGTCGCAATTGTTCAAGCAATGGAAGAGGAAACGGGGTTGCAGCCAGAAATAAAATGGCCTAACGATATTTTATTGAATGGAAAAAAAGTTACAGGGATTTTAACTGAATTACATGCAGAAGCCGATCGTATTCATTCGATTATTATTGGGATCGGCATCAATGTGAATCAAAAGGAAGAGGATTTTCCAAACGAGCTTCAGGAAAAGGCTAGCTCTCTATTTATTGAAAAAGGAGAGATAATCTCCAGAGCCGGATTAATCAGAAGTTTTTTCAAACACTTTGAAAAATTATATTTACTCTATTTAGAACAAGGCTTTGTCCCAATAAAGCTATTATGGGAAGGCTATGCTGTCAGTATCGGTAAGTTCCTAAAAGCAAGAACATTAACAAATGTCATTGAGGGAAAAGCACTTGGAATTACCGATGAAGGAGTATTAAAGTTGGAGGATGAGACCGGTTTCGTTCACCATATTTATTCTGCTGACATCGAGGTTTAA
- a CDS encoding CCA tRNA nucleotidyltransferase — MIEPFLSAIPVLKRLEDAGFEAYFVGGSVRDYFLNKQISDVDIATSATPKEVKGIFSKTVDIGIEHGTVLVLFDHKSYEITTFRTEGDYQDYRRPKEVSFIRNLNEDLQRRDFTMNAMAMDRTGTLIDPFNGQLAISKEEIQTVGSANDRFQEDALRMMRAVRFVSQLSFSIEEETLQALTNLVPLLKNIAIERKRAEFEKILIGNNCNNAIKILLETNLFSYLPGLANQEKLIGKLLDFDCVGLNKNEMWALLLFCLNVKEESIEDFLRNWRLPVKEIKDIQHILFFVQKRFEQEWAVHDLYTAGSNLITSTEKLYNVIIGLKGTESLPNLLNLYQKLPIKQRSDLDVTGGDLMEWFNQKGGPWLKETIFKIEQAIVNEKVENDKQKIKEWLLTCSQK; from the coding sequence ATGATAGAACCATTTTTATCAGCCATTCCAGTATTAAAAAGATTAGAGGATGCAGGATTTGAGGCTTATTTTGTAGGCGGCTCTGTTAGAGATTATTTTCTGAATAAGCAGATTAGTGATGTTGATATTGCCACGTCAGCTACACCCAAAGAAGTGAAGGGTATTTTTTCTAAAACCGTTGATATCGGAATTGAACATGGAACTGTTCTCGTCTTATTCGATCATAAATCCTATGAAATTACTACCTTTAGGACTGAAGGGGATTATCAGGATTATCGAAGACCAAAAGAGGTATCATTTATCCGTAATCTCAACGAAGACCTACAACGAAGAGATTTTACCATGAATGCGATGGCAATGGATCGAACTGGAACGCTTATCGACCCTTTCAATGGGCAATTAGCTATTAGTAAAGAAGAGATTCAGACTGTTGGTTCAGCAAATGACCGTTTTCAGGAAGATGCACTTAGGATGATGAGAGCGGTTCGATTTGTCAGCCAACTTTCCTTTTCTATTGAAGAAGAAACGCTTCAGGCTTTAACAAATCTCGTTCCCTTGCTTAAAAATATTGCTATTGAACGAAAAAGAGCGGAGTTTGAAAAGATACTTATTGGAAATAATTGCAATAATGCGATTAAGATTTTACTGGAAACCAATTTATTTTCTTATTTACCAGGATTAGCTAATCAAGAAAAACTTATTGGAAAATTGTTAGACTTTGACTGTGTAGGTCTTAATAAAAATGAAATGTGGGCATTACTTCTTTTTTGTTTAAATGTAAAGGAAGAATCGATTGAGGATTTTTTACGAAATTGGCGGCTTCCTGTTAAAGAAATAAAAGATATTCAGCATATTTTGTTTTTTGTCCAAAAAAGGTTTGAACAAGAATGGGCCGTTCATGATTTATATACTGCTGGCAGTAACCTCATTACCTCAACTGAAAAGCTGTACAACGTAATAATCGGGTTAAAAGGGACAGAATCCCTCCCAAACCTGCTTAATCTATATCAAAAGCTGCCGATTAAGCAGCGCTCTGATTTGGATGTAACAGGCGGTGATTTAATGGAATGGTTTAATCAAAAGGGCGGTCCATGGTTAAAGGAAACGATTTTTAAAATTGAACAGGCGATTGTTAACGAAAAAGTAGAAAATGATAAGCAAAAGATTAAGGAGTGGCTATTGACGTGCAGTCAGAAATAA
- the bshA gene encoding N-acetyl-alpha-D-glucosaminyl L-malate synthase BshA: MKKLKIGITCYPTVGGSGVVATELGKMLAEKGHEIHFISSSLPFRLNKMYHNIYYHQVEVNQYSVFQYPPYDIALASKIAEVANREKLDILHVHYAIPHAVCAILAKQMASHDFKIVTTLHGTDITVLGYDPSLTDAIKFGIEKSDAVTAVSNALVNQTIELINPDQHIETVYNFIDERIYHKSDAVSLKIQLQIKEEEKVVIHVSNFRAVKRVQDVVKTFAKISTIMPAKLLLVGDGPEITTVCKLVRQLSIEDQVIFLGKQENLEELYSISDLMLLLSEKESFGLVVLEAMACGVPCIGTNVGGMPEVILHGETGYICEVSDIEDIARKAISLLTDSKLHQQFSCQSINTVRTKFKAEQIVEQYEQLYFRLLN, translated from the coding sequence ATGAAGAAACTGAAAATTGGGATTACCTGCTATCCAACTGTTGGCGGTTCTGGTGTAGTAGCCACGGAATTGGGAAAAATGCTCGCTGAAAAGGGGCATGAAATTCACTTCATCTCATCGAGCCTCCCTTTTCGGTTAAATAAAATGTATCATAATATTTATTACCATCAGGTCGAAGTCAATCAATATTCCGTTTTTCAATACCCTCCTTACGACATTGCCTTAGCAAGTAAAATCGCAGAGGTAGCGAATCGGGAAAAATTAGATATTCTTCATGTCCATTATGCGATTCCTCATGCCGTTTGTGCCATTTTAGCAAAGCAAATGGCAAGCCATGATTTTAAAATAGTCACGACCTTACATGGTACAGATATAACGGTATTAGGCTATGACCCATCGTTAACAGATGCGATTAAATTCGGGATTGAAAAGTCAGATGCCGTTACAGCTGTTTCAAATGCACTGGTTAATCAAACAATTGAGCTTATTAATCCAGATCAACATATTGAAACAGTCTATAATTTTATTGATGAACGGATATATCATAAAAGCGATGCAGTTTCTTTGAAAATCCAACTGCAAATAAAGGAAGAAGAAAAAGTTGTTATCCACGTCTCAAACTTTCGTGCCGTAAAGCGGGTACAAGATGTAGTGAAAACCTTTGCGAAAATTTCTACCATCATGCCTGCAAAATTACTGTTGGTTGGTGATGGACCTGAAATAACAACAGTTTGTAAACTGGTTAGACAGCTATCTATCGAAGATCAGGTAATATTCCTTGGAAAACAAGAAAATCTTGAAGAATTGTATTCCATTAGTGATCTAATGCTGTTATTGTCGGAAAAAGAAAGCTTTGGCCTCGTTGTGTTAGAGGCAATGGCATGTGGTGTACCTTGTATCGGGACAAATGTTGGCGGCATGCCAGAAGTAATTCTACATGGTGAAACTGGATATATTTGTGAAGTATCAGATATTGAGGATATTGCGAGAAAAGCCATTTCTCTCTTAACGGATAGCAAGCTTCATCAACAATTTTCTTGTCAGTCTATAAATACTGTTCGAACAAAATTTAAGGCTGAACAAATCGTTGAACAATATGAGCAGCTTTATTTTAGGCTGCTGAATTAA
- the bshB1 gene encoding bacillithiol biosynthesis deacetylase BshB1 has translation MENKQLNILAFGAHADDVEIGMAGTIAKLVSEGKRIGICDLTDADLSSNGNVILRKEEAARAAEILEVSVRTTMGFPDRGLLLNQEYIRKIADVIRTYKPQVVFAPYFEDRHPDHGNCARLVEEAVFSAGIKKYKTDKCNDPHRVEKMYYYMINGFHNPDFTIDISTFINKKLAALRAYKSQFEYSEQSYNTPLVNGYIETVEARERMFGKMVGVTYAEGFKTKVPLLLRHDLIGE, from the coding sequence ATGGAAAATAAGCAGTTAAATATTCTTGCATTTGGTGCTCATGCTGATGACGTAGAAATCGGCATGGCCGGAACCATTGCGAAATTGGTTTCAGAAGGAAAGAGAATTGGCATTTGTGATTTAACGGATGCTGATCTTTCCTCAAATGGAAATGTCATATTAAGAAAAGAAGAAGCAGCTCGTGCTGCTGAAATTTTAGAAGTATCAGTTCGGACAACAATGGGATTTCCGGATAGAGGGTTATTACTAAACCAAGAGTACATAAGAAAAATTGCTGACGTCATTAGAACGTACAAGCCTCAAGTTGTGTTTGCTCCTTATTTCGAAGATCGTCATCCCGATCACGGTAATTGTGCGCGGCTTGTAGAGGAAGCGGTTTTTTCTGCGGGAATAAAAAAGTATAAAACAGACAAATGTAACGATCCACATCGAGTTGAAAAAATGTATTATTATATGATTAATGGATTTCATAATCCTGATTTTACCATTGATATTTCAACATTTATTAATAAAAAGCTTGCTGCCTTACGTGCTTACAAAAGCCAATTTGAATATTCAGAGCAAAGCTATAATACACCGCTTGTGAATGGATATATTGAAACAGTGGAGGCAAGGGAAAGAATGTTTGGGAAAATGGTCGGAGTAACCTATGCTGAGGGCTTCAAAACGAAGGTTCCACTTCTTTTAAGGCATGATTTGATAGGAGAATGA
- the mgsA gene encoding methylglyoxal synthase, translating into MNIALIAHDQKKNDLVQFVTAYQAIFAKHTLYATGTTGLRIFEATGLNLTRFKSGPLGGDQEIGAMIAKNQMDAIFFFRDPLTAQPHEPDVTALVRLCDVYSIPLATNMGTAELLIRGLEMGLLEWRNIVHENGELNGK; encoded by the coding sequence ATGAATATTGCATTAATCGCACATGATCAAAAGAAAAACGACTTAGTCCAATTTGTAACAGCCTACCAAGCCATTTTCGCAAAACATACATTATACGCAACGGGGACAACTGGTTTAAGAATATTTGAAGCAACTGGTTTAAATTTGACGCGTTTTAAATCAGGTCCGCTTGGCGGGGATCAGGAAATAGGTGCAATGATCGCCAAAAATCAGATGGATGCGATATTCTTTTTTCGCGACCCATTAACTGCGCAGCCACATGAACCAGATGTTACGGCCCTAGTAAGACTTTGTGATGTCTATTCAATTCCGTTAGCTACAAATATGGGTACAGCTGAATTACTAATTAGAGGTCTTGAGATGGGATTATTGGAATGGAGAAATATCGTCCATGAGAATGGTGAATTAAATGGAAAATAA
- the dapB gene encoding 4-hydroxy-tetrahydrodipicolinate reductase, protein METINIIIAGPRGRMGSEAVKLVTNTEHFNLVAAIDHKYDGMMLSDVDGFHSISNVPIYTDIEKCLQNVEADVLIDLTTPEVGMYHAKTALAYNVRPVVGTTGFSQEDLEELQQICNEKELGCIIAPNFAIGAVLMMKFSQMAAKYFHDVEIIEMHHDQKLDAPSGTAVKTAEMISEVREAKKQGHPNEKETIKGARGADYNGMHIHSVRLPGLVAHQQVLFGADGQSLTIRHDSYHRGSFMSGVKVAVETVMKQPIFVYGLENILS, encoded by the coding sequence ATGGAAACCATTAATATTATTATTGCCGGCCCCCGTGGACGTATGGGCAGTGAAGCGGTGAAATTAGTTACAAACACAGAACACTTTAATCTAGTTGCTGCCATTGATCATAAATATGATGGAATGATGCTAAGTGATGTAGATGGCTTTCATTCCATATCTAATGTGCCAATTTATACAGACATAGAAAAGTGTTTGCAAAATGTTGAAGCAGATGTATTAATTGACCTTACAACACCGGAAGTGGGTATGTATCATGCCAAAACAGCACTCGCATATAATGTTCGTCCGGTTGTAGGAACCACCGGTTTTTCGCAGGAAGATTTAGAAGAGTTACAACAAATTTGTAATGAAAAAGAATTAGGATGTATAATTGCACCAAATTTTGCTATTGGTGCAGTTTTGATGATGAAATTTTCGCAAATGGCTGCAAAATACTTTCATGATGTTGAAATTATTGAAATGCATCATGATCAAAAGCTTGATGCTCCCTCTGGGACAGCGGTAAAAACAGCAGAAATGATTTCAGAAGTTAGAGAAGCTAAAAAGCAGGGGCACCCAAATGAAAAGGAAACAATAAAAGGGGCTAGGGGAGCGGACTACAATGGAATGCATATTCATTCTGTACGCTTGCCTGGACTTGTTGCCCATCAACAGGTTTTATTTGGTGCTGATGGTCAGTCATTAACGATTCGACATGATTCCTATCATCGCGGCTCCTTTATGTCAGGTGTAAAAGTTGCTGTCGAAACAGTCATGAAGCAACCTATTTTTGTTTACGGACTTGAAAATATTTTAAGTTAG
- a CDS encoding nucleotide pyrophosphohydrolase has protein sequence MKDLQEEVDTYISQFKEGYFSPLAMLARLTEELGELAREVNHYYGEKPKKSSETEKAIEEELGDVLFVLICFANALNIDLEEAHDYVMAKFNTRDKNRWTRIETDKME, from the coding sequence ATGAAGGATCTTCAGGAAGAAGTTGATACATACATAAGTCAGTTTAAGGAAGGTTATTTTAGTCCCCTTGCTATGCTTGCAAGACTAACAGAGGAGCTTGGAGAGTTAGCAAGAGAGGTAAACCATTATTATGGCGAAAAACCAAAAAAATCTAGTGAAACGGAAAAGGCAATTGAAGAAGAACTAGGTGATGTTCTTTTTGTGCTTATTTGTTTTGCCAATGCCTTAAACATAGATTTGGAAGAAGCACATGATTATGTCATGGCAAAATTTAATACAAGGGATAAAAATCGTTGGACAAGAATTGAAACTGATAAAATGGAGTGA
- a CDS encoding YitT family protein has product MLFGLKFKNILFILLGTAIFSFGLVNFNMQNKLAEGGFTGITLLLYGLFKWDPSYTNLVLNIPVFFIGWKLLGRNTFLYTIIGTVGVSIFLWIFQRYSINMPLEHDLTLAALFAGIFTGIGLGIIFRFGGTTGGVDIIARLVQKYAGWNIGKTMFLFDACVILLSLTYISYKQAMYTLVAVFVGARVIDFMQEGAYTARGAMIISENNEQIAEKIMMEMERGVTALRGFGSYTKNERDVLYCVVAKNELIRLKNLITSIDPHAFISITVVHDVHGEGFTLDENKMPITD; this is encoded by the coding sequence ATGCTATTTGGACTAAAATTTAAAAATATCTTGTTTATCCTTTTAGGCACAGCAATTTTTTCATTCGGCCTTGTCAATTTTAATATGCAAAATAAACTCGCTGAAGGTGGATTTACTGGAATTACACTGCTTTTATATGGATTGTTCAAATGGGATCCATCCTATACAAACTTAGTCCTAAATATTCCGGTATTTTTTATCGGATGGAAGTTGTTAGGAAGAAATACATTTTTATATACCATTATCGGTACAGTCGGTGTTTCCATCTTTCTTTGGATTTTTCAACGATATTCAATAAATATGCCACTTGAGCATGATTTAACTTTAGCTGCATTGTTTGCTGGTATATTCACCGGGATCGGGTTAGGTATTATTTTCCGTTTTGGGGGTACAACAGGGGGAGTCGACATTATTGCAAGACTTGTTCAAAAATATGCAGGTTGGAATATTGGGAAAACAATGTTCTTATTTGATGCATGTGTTATTTTACTCTCACTCACATACATATCTTATAAACAAGCCATGTATACACTAGTAGCTGTTTTTGTCGGCGCAAGAGTGATTGATTTCATGCAGGAAGGTGCATACACTGCACGGGGTGCAATGATTATTTCTGAAAATAATGAACAAATTGCAGAAAAAATTATGATGGAAATGGAACGTGGTGTAACCGCCCTTCGGGGATTTGGTTCCTATACAAAAAATGAACGTGATGTTTTATATTGTGTAGTTGCCAAAAACGAATTAATCCGCCTAAAAAACTTAATCACATCTATTGACCCGCATGCATTTATTTCCATTACTGTTGTCCATGATGTACACGGGGAAGGGTTTACGCTAGATGAAAATAAAATGCCGATTACAGATTAA
- a CDS encoding zinc metallopeptidase — translation MYYLIYFAIIVFIPIWAQMKVKNTFARYSRVPTSSYRSGAEVAREILNANGLFNVGIEEGRGFLSDHYDPRTKTVRLSPENYHGHSIASAAVAAHECGHAIQDGEGYAFLRFRHMLVPVANFGSNASWILIMIGIFAHMSGMLLLGIIFMAAAVLFQIITLPVEFNASNRAMNQVVSLGLIGNREEREARKVLNAAALTYVAAAAVAVLELLRLVLIFTGMNRNDD, via the coding sequence ATGTATTACCTTATCTATTTTGCAATTATCGTATTTATTCCTATATGGGCACAAATGAAAGTAAAAAATACTTTCGCTAGATATTCTCGTGTTCCCACATCAAGCTATCGTAGTGGGGCGGAGGTTGCTAGGGAAATCTTAAATGCGAATGGCTTATTTAATGTAGGGATTGAAGAAGGACGCGGTTTCTTAAGCGATCACTATGATCCAAGAACCAAAACAGTCCGCTTGTCACCGGAAAATTATCATGGACACTCAATCGCATCTGCTGCTGTTGCTGCCCATGAATGTGGACATGCCATCCAGGACGGGGAAGGATATGCTTTCCTAAGGTTCCGTCATATGTTAGTTCCTGTTGCTAATTTCGGATCAAATGCTTCGTGGATTCTGATTATGATTGGTATTTTTGCTCATATGAGTGGAATGCTATTACTTGGAATCATTTTTATGGCAGCAGCCGTCCTCTTTCAAATTATCACATTACCTGTTGAATTTAACGCTTCAAACCGTGCAATGAATCAAGTTGTATCGCTCGGACTAATAGGTAATCGCGAAGAAAGAGAAGCGAGGAAGGTATTAAACGCAGCTGCCCTTACGTATGTAGCTGCAGCAGCAGTAGCCGTTCTTGAATTATTAAGACTCGTACTAATCTTTACAGGTATGAATAGAAATGATGACTAA
- the ypjB gene encoding sporulation protein YpjB produces the protein MKIRWLFFLAIIIMLTPITVYAEQQSPMEKLDDISDEALQMVKFQRYEDAKKLLDYFSDQFTSINGTTKPLSMDEVRIVNTSHDEAMEAAVSANMEYEERINKLTKFRLVIDALATSHQPLWTEMEEQIMTAFHQAKEAALNGDTAHFHTNFNTFLSLYNVIYPSMKIDVPVENIQRLDTRIDFINEFRSQIVNNSKSQQELDALDTDLKNLFANMEEDDADPSLWWVIISTGSIIIMTLSYVGWRKYQGDKALKKNRSRDLKD, from the coding sequence TTGAAAATCAGATGGTTATTTTTTTTAGCAATTATCATTATGCTAACTCCCATAACTGTTTATGCTGAACAGCAATCGCCAATGGAGAAGCTGGATGATATCTCCGATGAAGCTCTCCAAATGGTGAAGTTTCAAAGATATGAAGATGCAAAAAAATTGCTGGATTATTTTTCTGACCAATTTACTAGCATAAACGGGACAACGAAGCCCTTATCAATGGATGAGGTTAGAATTGTTAATACCTCTCATGATGAAGCGATGGAAGCTGCCGTAAGTGCCAACATGGAATATGAGGAAAGAATTAATAAACTAACAAAATTTCGTCTTGTTATTGATGCATTAGCAACAAGCCATCAACCTTTATGGACAGAAATGGAAGAACAAATAATGACCGCCTTTCACCAAGCAAAAGAAGCAGCCCTCAATGGTGATACGGCTCATTTTCATACAAACTTTAACACCTTTTTATCATTATATAATGTCATTTATCCTAGTATGAAAATAGATGTACCTGTAGAAAATATTCAAAGATTAGATACACGGATTGATTTTATTAATGAATTTCGTTCTCAAATTGTCAATAATTCAAAAAGTCAGCAGGAGCTTGATGCACTTGACACAGATTTAAAAAACCTGTTTGCTAATATGGAAGAGGATGATGCAGACCCTTCACTATGGTGGGTCATCATTTCTACAGGAAGTATTATTATCATGACATTATCTTATGTAGGCTGGAGAAAGTACCAGGGTGATAAAGCTCTGAAAAAAAATCGGTCAAGAGACTTAAAGGATTGA
- a CDS encoding DUF1405 domain-containing protein translates to MGWIYPLLANRSVLKLLLLVNIAGTIYGYYWYGWQLKETPAIFLPFVPDSPTASLFFVFVLIAFLFRKNWPLMEALAIVTLFKYGIWAVVMNILVYFVKGELDLIGYMLIFSHFAMAVQGILYAPFYRFKWRHLIITAIWTLHNDVIDYVFFMLPSYHMLDRYIPQIGYFTFWLSILSLGIAFYFTIRPGRFKLGL, encoded by the coding sequence GTGGGTTGGATTTATCCTCTACTAGCAAATCGATCGGTTCTTAAACTTTTACTTCTTGTTAATATTGCAGGAACTATTTATGGGTATTATTGGTATGGGTGGCAGCTTAAAGAGACACCGGCTATTTTTCTTCCATTTGTTCCAGACAGCCCGACAGCCAGTTTATTTTTTGTTTTTGTCCTCATTGCATTTTTATTTCGGAAAAACTGGCCATTAATGGAAGCTTTAGCTATTGTAACTCTTTTTAAATATGGGATATGGGCCGTGGTCATGAATATTTTGGTTTATTTTGTCAAGGGAGAACTTGACTTGATAGGATATATGTTAATTTTTTCTCATTTTGCAATGGCCGTCCAAGGGATTTTGTATGCACCATTTTACCGGTTTAAATGGAGGCATTTAATTATAACTGCCATATGGACACTCCATAATGATGTCATTGATTACGTCTTTTTTATGTTACCTAGCTATCATATGCTTGATCGTTATATACCACAAATTGGCTATTTTACGTTCTGGCTTTCTATTCTTTCATTAGGAATTGCATTTTATTTTACTATTCGTCCTGGAAGGTTTAAACTAGGCTTATAG
- a CDS encoding menaquinol-cytochrome c reductase cytochrome b/c subunit, producing MHRGKGMKFVGDSRVPALESRTPKLPKDYSEYPGKTEAFWPNFLLKEWMIGAVFLVGFLCLTVAHPAPLERIADPTDTGYIPLPDWYFLFLYQLLKYTYASGPYTVVGAMIIPGLAFGGLLLAPFLDRGPERRPRKRPLATAFMLLALASIVFLTWQSVATHDWAAAERQGKIVAKVDIDKTSDGYKIASENTCLTCHGDSLQGGAGAPTLIGTGLSADEVAKIAKEGKGGKMPPGIFKGDDEQLKKMAEFISGLGK from the coding sequence ATGCATCGCGGTAAAGGTATGAAGTTCGTTGGTGACTCACGTGTTCCAGCACTTGAATCACGCACACCGAAGCTTCCAAAGGATTACTCAGAATATCCTGGTAAGACAGAGGCATTCTGGCCTAACTTCCTATTGAAAGAATGGATGATAGGTGCCGTATTTCTTGTCGGCTTTTTATGTTTAACTGTAGCACATCCGGCTCCGCTAGAAAGGATAGCGGATCCGACTGATACTGGCTATATTCCATTACCAGACTGGTATTTCTTGTTCTTGTATCAATTGCTGAAATACACATATGCGTCTGGTCCATATACAGTAGTCGGAGCAATGATTATACCAGGTTTAGCGTTTGGAGGCTTATTATTAGCACCGTTCCTTGATCGTGGACCAGAACGTCGTCCTAGGAAGCGTCCGCTTGCTACTGCATTCATGCTTTTAGCATTGGCTTCTATCGTATTTTTAACCTGGCAATCAGTTGCAACACATGACTGGGCAGCTGCGGAGCGCCAAGGTAAAATTGTTGCAAAGGTCGATATTGATAAGACTAGTGATGGATATAAGATTGCTAGTGAAAATACATGTCTAACCTGCCATGGTGATAGTCTTCAAGGTGGTGCTGGTGCTCCAACATTGATTGGAACAGGCTTATCGGCTGATGAAGTGGCGAAGATTGCTAAAGAAGGTAAGGGCGGCAAAATGCCACCAGGAATCTTTAAAGGTGATGACGAACAGCTTAAGAAGATGGCTGAATTTATCTCAGGCCTTGGTAAATAA